A region from the Pseudomonas promysalinigenes genome encodes:
- a CDS encoding sarcosine oxidase subunit delta gives MKILTCPLNGPRNISEFTYGGEFKTMPDPATCSDIEWADYVFNSDNRIGVVTEWWLHNASSYWFLAERHTATDEVIRTFDPKEMFATRVDFTSPAQEIAR, from the coding sequence ATGAAGATCCTGACCTGCCCCTTGAACGGTCCGCGCAACATCAGCGAGTTCACCTATGGCGGTGAGTTCAAGACCATGCCTGACCCAGCCACTTGCAGCGACATCGAGTGGGCTGACTACGTATTCAACAGCGACAACCGTATTGGGGTTGTCACTGAATGGTGGTTGCACAACGCCTCTAGCTACTGGTTCCTGGCCGAACGCCATACCGCTACAGATGAGGTGATTCGTACGTTCGACCCCAAAGAAATGTTCGCAACCCGGGTTGACTTCACTAGCCCCGCCCAGGAGATCGCCAGATGA
- a CDS encoding 2Fe-2S iron-sulfur cluster-binding protein, whose amino-acid sequence MSRLLPPMGLLINRDQSMTFSFDGRSYQGVEGDTIASALLANGQFLLSRSFKYHRPRAPLTMAGQDANTLVQLPEEPNVLADTQLIRNGLTVTGQNFNGSLEGDKDAYLGKFSRFMPVGFYYRSFYKPKGMWKVWEPLIRKKAGLGVLNLNFKPEYYDKAYLFSDLAVIGAGPAGLQAALTAGNAGAKVVLIEEQPILGGSLTYARFDVEGVRADALRRKLVAAVEGHPNITILKQATCNGWFTDNYLPVIQGKRMYKLRATQCLVASGSFDQPVVFRNNDLPGVMLTSAAQRLMKLWAVKPGKRAVVLTGNDDGYYAALDLHEQGVKVAALLDMRPTADDRSLPRVLGERGIQCLSSSTIYEAMHNKGMKHVTAVDVRKITGQGQVEQAGTVIPCDLVCMSAGYMPVYQLLCQAGAKLAYDDESAEFKISGLPKIVRIAGSANSLHNLDNVLADATNATVDALKDLGFESVKSQNPVCEEPKVNFPWPIFPHPKGKDFVDFDEDLQVRDIINATKSGYRDVQLVKRFSTVGMGPSQGRHSALPTARLVAASTNRSVSETGVTTARPPFSPEKLAHVAGRSFDPYRHTAMHNRHVELGAKLMPAGAWQRPAFYGKSHEREKCMQAEALHVRNKVGIIDVSTLGGLDVRGPDAAELLNRMYTFAFLKQPVGRSRYALMTNEHGVVIDDGVCARFADNHFYVTATTSGVDRIYQQMLKWNAQWRLNVDIANVTAAIAAVNVAGPESRKVLAKICNDVDVSPEGFPYLGVRQGTVAGIKARLLRVGFVGELGYEIHVPARHALKLWDAIMEAGQEFDIRPFGVETQRLLRLEKGHVIISQDTDGMTHPSEIDMGWAVSRNKPFFVGRRSVDILEAQPMTRKLVGFSLPKGSPKPLEGHLVLKGNDISGNVTSCEYSESLGKIIGLAYAGFDQSTVGQQIPIRVEGGVMVNATVEALPFFDPDNKRQEL is encoded by the coding sequence ATGAGCCGACTACTTCCCCCGATGGGCTTGCTGATCAATCGTGATCAGTCGATGACCTTCAGTTTTGATGGACGGAGTTATCAGGGTGTTGAGGGCGACACCATCGCTAGCGCCCTCCTCGCCAATGGGCAGTTTTTGTTATCTCGGTCATTCAAGTATCACCGGCCTCGCGCGCCACTTACCATGGCAGGCCAGGACGCCAATACTCTGGTACAGCTCCCTGAGGAGCCAAACGTGTTGGCTGATACGCAGCTGATCAGAAATGGTCTCACTGTGACGGGCCAGAATTTCAATGGCTCGCTGGAAGGTGACAAGGATGCCTACCTGGGCAAATTCTCCAGGTTCATGCCTGTCGGTTTCTACTATCGCTCCTTCTACAAGCCCAAGGGCATGTGGAAGGTGTGGGAGCCGCTGATCCGTAAGAAAGCTGGGTTGGGCGTACTGAATCTTAACTTCAAGCCCGAATATTATGATAAGGCTTATCTGTTCTCGGATCTTGCGGTCATAGGGGCTGGTCCTGCTGGCTTGCAAGCGGCATTGACCGCAGGTAACGCGGGCGCCAAGGTCGTCCTGATCGAGGAGCAACCTATCCTCGGCGGCTCGCTGACATACGCACGGTTTGATGTTGAAGGTGTTCGGGCCGATGCGCTTCGTCGCAAGCTGGTAGCGGCAGTCGAGGGCCACCCAAACATCACCATCCTCAAGCAGGCCACCTGCAATGGTTGGTTCACCGATAACTATCTGCCAGTGATCCAAGGCAAGCGCATGTACAAATTGCGCGCCACTCAATGCCTGGTCGCAAGCGGCTCCTTTGATCAGCCCGTCGTTTTTCGCAACAACGACCTGCCGGGCGTCATGTTGACCAGTGCCGCGCAACGCCTGATGAAGCTGTGGGCGGTAAAGCCGGGCAAAAGAGCGGTTGTGCTCACCGGCAACGACGATGGTTACTACGCTGCTCTGGATCTACATGAGCAAGGCGTGAAAGTGGCTGCTCTGCTCGATATGCGTCCAACCGCAGACGATCGTAGTCTGCCTCGGGTCTTGGGTGAACGAGGAATTCAGTGCCTCAGCAGCTCAACTATCTATGAGGCAATGCACAACAAGGGGATGAAGCACGTTACGGCAGTTGATGTACGTAAGATCACCGGGCAGGGCCAAGTTGAGCAAGCTGGCACAGTCATCCCCTGTGACCTCGTCTGTATGTCAGCCGGCTACATGCCTGTCTATCAGCTGTTGTGCCAAGCAGGAGCAAAGCTTGCCTACGACGATGAGTCGGCTGAGTTCAAAATCAGCGGGCTCCCAAAAATCGTGCGCATTGCTGGATCAGCTAACAGTCTGCATAACCTCGATAACGTCTTGGCGGATGCTACCAACGCGACTGTGGACGCACTCAAGGACTTGGGTTTTGAATCAGTCAAGAGCCAGAACCCTGTCTGCGAAGAGCCCAAGGTGAACTTCCCATGGCCCATCTTCCCTCACCCTAAGGGAAAGGACTTTGTCGATTTCGACGAGGACCTTCAGGTCCGAGACATCATCAATGCGACGAAAAGTGGTTATCGCGATGTACAGCTTGTTAAGAGATTCTCGACAGTTGGCATGGGCCCTTCGCAAGGCCGGCACTCTGCTTTGCCAACTGCACGGCTCGTAGCGGCATCAACGAACCGAAGCGTAAGCGAGACCGGAGTAACGACGGCACGCCCACCATTCTCGCCGGAGAAATTAGCCCACGTAGCTGGCAGGTCCTTCGATCCCTATCGTCACACGGCAATGCACAACCGCCATGTAGAGCTTGGTGCCAAGCTAATGCCGGCAGGAGCTTGGCAACGTCCTGCCTTCTACGGCAAATCGCATGAGCGGGAAAAGTGCATGCAGGCAGAAGCCCTACATGTACGTAACAAAGTCGGCATTATTGATGTTTCGACGCTGGGGGGCTTGGATGTTCGTGGTCCTGATGCGGCGGAGCTTCTCAACCGCATGTACACCTTCGCTTTCCTGAAGCAGCCAGTTGGGCGCTCCCGCTATGCCCTCATGACAAACGAACATGGCGTCGTGATCGATGACGGTGTCTGTGCTCGATTTGCGGACAACCACTTCTATGTGACCGCGACAACCAGTGGCGTAGACCGCATCTACCAACAGATGCTGAAGTGGAATGCTCAGTGGCGGTTGAATGTAGATATCGCCAACGTCACGGCCGCAATTGCCGCAGTGAACGTAGCTGGTCCTGAGTCTCGCAAGGTGCTTGCCAAGATTTGCAACGATGTGGACGTTTCGCCAGAAGGCTTCCCTTATCTCGGCGTCCGCCAGGGCACAGTAGCAGGTATTAAAGCGCGCCTGTTGCGCGTTGGTTTTGTAGGTGAACTCGGTTATGAGATTCACGTCCCTGCTCGCCATGCCCTGAAGCTCTGGGATGCCATTATGGAAGCGGGTCAAGAATTCGACATTCGTCCATTTGGTGTCGAAACCCAACGCTTGCTGCGTTTGGAAAAAGGCCATGTGATCATCAGCCAAGATACCGATGGCATGACTCATCCATCGGAAATCGACATGGGCTGGGCCGTCAGCCGTAACAAACCCTTCTTCGTCGGCCGACGCTCAGTGGACATCCTGGAAGCGCAGCCGATGACTCGGAAACTCGTGGGCTTTAGCTTGCCTAAGGGAAGTCCCAAACCGCTAGAAGGTCATTTGGTTCTCAAGGGAAATGACATCAGCGGCAATGTCACCTCCTGCGAATACTCCGAATCGTTAGGCAAGATAATCGGCTTGGCGTATGCAGGCTTCGATCAAAGCACCGTCGGCCAACAAATCCCGATCCGGGTCGAAGGTGGCGTGATGGTAAACGCAACGGTTGAAGCGCTCCCCTTCTTCGATCCTGACAACAAGCGACAGGAGCTATAA
- a CDS encoding sarcosine oxidase subunit gamma, whose protein sequence is MSNLQLVRSASSTAVLPVALQDLTEFPRVGFRGADAAEYLRGRGFDLPDTPNRALAQQDGTVVARLSQTEYFILGCGSDLGQRVADEEATWELDHRANYLLPREDSHAWFELSGPAIEQVMAKVCGVDLRSTSFSEGQVAQTSAARINVIVIRSKRDDTPCYHLLFDRASRDYFHGAILDAMQEFLPG, encoded by the coding sequence ATGAGCAATCTCCAGCTAGTAAGGAGTGCGAGCAGCACGGCAGTTCTCCCCGTCGCCTTGCAGGACCTGACGGAATTTCCACGAGTTGGATTTCGCGGTGCAGATGCGGCTGAGTACCTGAGAGGCCGCGGCTTCGATTTGCCAGATACCCCCAACCGAGCGCTGGCTCAGCAGGACGGGACAGTCGTGGCGCGCTTATCGCAAACGGAGTATTTCATTCTTGGATGTGGCAGCGATCTGGGTCAACGCGTTGCGGATGAGGAAGCAACCTGGGAACTCGACCACCGTGCAAACTACCTCTTACCACGGGAGGATAGCCACGCTTGGTTCGAATTGAGCGGCCCGGCAATCGAGCAAGTGATGGCCAAGGTTTGCGGCGTCGATCTTCGATCAACGTCCTTCAGCGAAGGTCAGGTGGCTCAGACTTCAGCAGCTCGCATCAATGTGATTGTGATCCGCTCGAAGCGGGATGACACACCGTGTTATCACTTGCTGTTCGACCGAGCTTCGCGCGACTACTTCCACGGCGCAATTTTGGATGCAATGCAGGAGTTCCTACCCGGCTAG
- a CDS encoding LuxR C-terminal-related transcriptional regulator, whose protein sequence is MDGQDASVVAKLITAIGSTNLGQCVCTLLDGMVCFDMSCLYLFRFDQPAVLLYNGYNGQISSRTLDAYSRGGYLLDPFYVASMNRHPGGLWRMAELAPDSFFSSGFAISPDIHPCVSSTHGTQIDEIGYIVHLQARAALVFSFMKAQEHGSFSDNEVVYLQQLTPLIRAVLEQHGRQLPYAVEAADVDSKLESAFVGALGQLTEAQRYIAKLLLQGHSSTSIARQLGLSEGTVKVHKHNLYQRLEISSHSELFRLFISYISQTTR, encoded by the coding sequence ATGGACGGCCAAGATGCCAGCGTTGTGGCAAAGTTGATTACGGCCATCGGTAGCACCAATCTTGGACAGTGTGTCTGTACGCTACTGGATGGCATGGTCTGTTTCGATATGAGCTGCCTCTACCTATTTCGCTTCGACCAACCAGCGGTACTGCTTTATAACGGCTATAACGGACAAATTTCCTCACGCACGCTTGATGCTTATAGCCGAGGTGGTTACCTGCTCGATCCCTTCTACGTTGCTAGTATGAACCGCCATCCTGGTGGGCTATGGAGAATGGCTGAGCTTGCTCCGGATAGTTTTTTTTCTTCCGGCTTCGCCATCTCGCCTGACATCCATCCCTGTGTGTCATCCACGCACGGCACACAGATAGACGAGATTGGTTATATCGTTCATTTGCAGGCACGCGCCGCGCTCGTATTCAGCTTTATGAAAGCTCAAGAGCATGGCTCCTTCAGTGACAACGAAGTCGTTTATTTGCAACAACTCACGCCGCTGATCCGTGCCGTGCTGGAGCAACATGGTCGCCAATTGCCCTACGCTGTAGAAGCCGCTGATGTGGACAGCAAGCTGGAGAGTGCGTTCGTCGGTGCACTCGGCCAACTGACCGAGGCCCAGCGATACATAGCCAAGCTACTGCTTCAAGGCCATAGCAGCACCTCCATCGCCCGTCAGCTCGGCCTCTCTGAGGGAACGGTAAAAGTCCACAAGCACAACCTCTATCAACGGCTGGAGATTTCCAGCCACTCTGAGCTGTTCCGCCTCTTTATCAGCTATATCTCACAGACGACGCGATAA
- a CDS encoding purine-cytosine permease family protein, translating into MEIESRSVEFIPENERYGSPKRLFTIWCSANMQVTTMVIGALGVVAGLNLGWTVVGLILGNLIGSIFMAAHSAQGPHLGIPQMIQSRAQFGVVGAGLPLAIVVLAYILFTAANGVVMRDSIKAVVPVSDNDAIILFGVLTLIVGYVGYELIHRIGVWMSAISSIIFALAAYTVLKHGLPDGVWQLTGSTFKFAIFCLVVTQAASWTLGAGPYVADYSRYLPTSTATRSTFWYSYLGIVVGSSVVMLLGAVMATAALDVISDPGSAIAKLFPGYEKIAYIVIIIGVLEWNVMNLYSSYMSTTTIFTGFKGTARIGKLAKFLIMAVVAVIVTWIAIAAQYNFSAYFSDILIGQVYVLVPWSAINLADYYWIRKGRYSVVAMYDVNGIYGKVNWNTLCIYALAVVVQIPFMELSFYKGPIAHLVGTDISWLPALVVPGVLYYLVNRNKQLHLTPFESTPSIAASVRPLKRA; encoded by the coding sequence ATGGAGATCGAAAGCAGAAGTGTAGAATTCATTCCCGAGAATGAACGTTATGGATCGCCCAAGCGGCTCTTTACTATCTGGTGCAGCGCCAATATGCAGGTCACCACAATGGTAATTGGCGCACTCGGCGTGGTGGCGGGGCTTAATCTTGGCTGGACCGTGGTAGGCCTGATCTTGGGAAACCTGATTGGCTCGATCTTCATGGCGGCACACTCCGCGCAAGGCCCACACCTAGGGATCCCGCAAATGATCCAAAGTCGAGCGCAGTTCGGCGTTGTTGGCGCCGGCTTGCCGCTTGCTATTGTAGTGCTCGCTTATATCCTGTTCACGGCGGCGAATGGCGTAGTGATGCGGGACTCAATCAAGGCAGTTGTACCGGTCTCTGACAATGATGCAATCATCCTATTCGGCGTACTCACCCTAATCGTAGGTTATGTGGGATACGAACTGATTCACCGTATCGGCGTTTGGATGAGCGCGATTTCCAGCATCATCTTCGCACTAGCGGCCTATACCGTGCTTAAACACGGCTTGCCGGACGGTGTGTGGCAGTTGACAGGCAGTACTTTCAAGTTTGCCATCTTTTGCCTAGTCGTAACTCAAGCTGCTTCTTGGACCCTCGGGGCAGGTCCTTACGTTGCCGATTATTCGCGTTATCTCCCAACCAGCACTGCTACGCGATCCACATTTTGGTACAGCTATTTGGGTATTGTGGTGGGATCCTCTGTTGTAATGCTGCTGGGGGCGGTCATGGCTACAGCGGCTTTGGACGTTATTTCTGACCCTGGTAGCGCGATTGCAAAACTGTTTCCCGGTTACGAGAAGATCGCTTATATAGTGATTATTATCGGTGTGCTTGAGTGGAATGTGATGAACCTGTACAGTTCGTATATGTCCACTACCACCATTTTTACCGGTTTTAAAGGTACCGCGCGGATCGGAAAATTGGCTAAGTTTTTAATTATGGCTGTCGTGGCCGTTATCGTCACTTGGATCGCTATAGCAGCTCAGTATAACTTTAGTGCGTACTTTAGTGATATTCTGATCGGTCAGGTATATGTTTTGGTACCTTGGAGTGCAATCAATCTCGCGGATTATTACTGGATTCGCAAGGGGCGTTACAGCGTTGTAGCGATGTACGATGTCAATGGAATTTACGGCAAAGTCAACTGGAATACGCTGTGCATCTACGCACTCGCCGTGGTAGTACAGATTCCTTTCATGGAGCTTTCCTTCTACAAAGGCCCTATCGCGCATCTCGTTGGTACTGACATCTCGTGGCTACCTGCTCTGGTCGTTCCAGGTGTGCTGTACTACCTCGTTAATCGTAACAAACAGTTGCATTTGACTCCTTTCGAAAGCACACCATCAATCGCAGCGTCCGTCAGGCCACTGAAGCGCGCATGA
- a CDS encoding SDR family NAD(P)-dependent oxidoreductase — MGRLAGKVALITGGAGGCGLAASELFAREGAKVAILDLPSSDGAAVADRINAEGGSAYFLAADVSNGAQVQTAVANVEQHFGAITVLMNHAGTIHVGPFLETREHDWDRLMAINVKSMFLVTRAVLPSMIAAGGGSIICTSSISGVVGTPMEVLYCTSKGACHMFARAISVEFRERNIRSNAICPGFIGTAHGRRELDLLREHGTYISDATLQSMQGRMCEPSEVAKAALFLASDDSSFVNGTHLFVDNGYTAA; from the coding sequence ATGGGACGTCTTGCAGGAAAAGTCGCTCTGATCACGGGCGGGGCAGGAGGCTGTGGTCTCGCCGCATCCGAGTTGTTTGCTCGTGAAGGAGCTAAGGTAGCTATCCTCGACCTACCGAGCAGCGATGGGGCCGCCGTTGCCGATCGCATCAACGCTGAGGGTGGGAGCGCCTACTTCCTAGCCGCCGACGTATCAAATGGCGCGCAGGTGCAGACCGCAGTGGCAAATGTCGAGCAGCACTTTGGAGCGATCACGGTACTGATGAATCATGCGGGTACCATTCATGTCGGGCCGTTTCTGGAAACCCGTGAACATGACTGGGATCGACTGATGGCGATAAACGTGAAGAGCATGTTTCTGGTAACCCGTGCGGTGTTGCCGAGCATGATCGCAGCAGGTGGCGGCAGTATAATTTGCACCTCATCAATCTCTGGGGTAGTAGGTACGCCTATGGAAGTCTTGTACTGCACCTCTAAGGGTGCTTGCCACATGTTCGCTCGTGCCATTTCAGTTGAATTCCGAGAACGAAACATTCGCAGTAACGCCATCTGTCCAGGTTTCATCGGTACCGCGCATGGTCGTCGTGAACTGGACTTGCTACGTGAACATGGCACCTATATTTCCGACGCTACTCTACAGAGCATGCAGGGCCGGATGTGCGAACCAAGCGAGGTAGCGAAAGCCGCACTATTCCTTGCCAGCGATGATTCCAGTTTCGTAAATGGTACGCATTTGTTCGTCGATAACGGCTACACCGCGGCCTAA
- a CDS encoding amidohydrolase: MDKKTIYTNGRIFTGNPSQPWADTLLIENGRLVAVGFASDLQQIIKGRAATDLKQKMVMPGIHDAHIHLLLSGLKFGFECRIRPNANSKQLIEDICDCRKCKSGTLSGWVIAGEYNPFAIEKSHLDRKLLDEHFPDRPVFISDYTIHNALVNSKALEIAGLSSDVTDPHGGHFVRREGSSELTGELVERARWAVSAAIPEYSSDIYEDALRWSVSMAHRYGITSVQEASASLPELKALKALDSIDELNLHVAAHLVWQEVTFSGGASLEQQDDLISRHREHLTQHVDTRFVKCWLDGAPLPPYFTESRIDNENKIDLSKIVISEDDLTAALIRFDRDGLTLKMHCAGEGAARVALNAVERMRVHNGNLGPFHEIAHAGFIHVEDRDRLAGLRVVAEMSPALWHNTSPEFECLRTGFKFNTMHRLGTHVTVGSDWIITENPNLFPALQGMLLRDTESVDLETALFMMTMAGAQAVGRQDEFGSLEAGKSADFIVLDRNLFEIAKNEVGDTQVLQTVFKGKTVYSAEAGSR, translated from the coding sequence ATGGATAAAAAAACAATATATACCAATGGTAGAATCTTCACTGGCAACCCCTCTCAACCATGGGCGGACACCCTGCTCATCGAAAACGGCCGACTTGTAGCCGTCGGTTTTGCGTCAGATCTGCAACAGATAATCAAAGGCCGAGCGGCAACTGATCTCAAGCAAAAAATGGTAATGCCTGGGATTCACGACGCTCACATACATTTGCTGCTTAGCGGGCTGAAATTTGGATTTGAGTGCCGCATCCGACCAAACGCAAATAGCAAGCAACTTATCGAAGACATCTGCGATTGCCGAAAATGCAAAAGCGGGACGCTTAGCGGCTGGGTTATTGCTGGCGAATACAACCCTTTTGCAATAGAGAAAAGCCACCTTGACAGAAAACTGCTGGATGAGCACTTCCCCGACCGGCCGGTCTTCATATCCGATTACACCATCCACAATGCATTGGTGAATTCCAAGGCGCTGGAAATCGCGGGCTTGAGCAGCGACGTCACGGATCCTCATGGCGGCCACTTCGTCAGACGTGAAGGAAGCAGTGAACTCACTGGCGAACTCGTCGAGCGGGCGCGATGGGCCGTAAGTGCCGCTATTCCCGAGTACTCATCGGATATCTACGAAGATGCACTTCGCTGGTCGGTGAGCATGGCCCATCGATACGGCATCACTTCCGTTCAGGAAGCGTCTGCGTCATTGCCTGAGCTAAAGGCACTGAAGGCGCTGGACTCAATCGATGAACTCAACCTGCACGTTGCTGCCCACTTGGTGTGGCAAGAAGTCACCTTCTCGGGTGGCGCCTCGCTTGAGCAACAGGACGACCTTATATCGAGGCACAGGGAGCATCTGACGCAGCATGTCGACACTCGCTTTGTGAAGTGCTGGCTGGATGGAGCGCCGCTTCCCCCTTATTTCACTGAGTCTCGAATAGACAACGAAAATAAAATCGATCTCTCCAAAATCGTCATCAGCGAAGATGATCTGACTGCTGCCCTGATCAGATTTGACCGTGATGGCCTGACGCTGAAGATGCATTGCGCTGGAGAGGGTGCTGCGCGCGTCGCGCTCAATGCCGTTGAACGCATGCGGGTGCACAACGGGAATCTAGGCCCGTTTCATGAAATTGCGCATGCCGGCTTCATCCACGTGGAAGACAGAGATCGATTGGCAGGGCTTCGCGTGGTCGCCGAGATGTCACCAGCGCTTTGGCACAATACCTCACCTGAATTCGAATGTCTGCGCACCGGTTTCAAGTTCAATACGATGCACAGGCTGGGTACACACGTCACGGTGGGATCGGATTGGATCATTACTGAGAATCCTAATCTGTTCCCTGCCCTCCAAGGCATGCTGCTCCGTGATACTGAAAGTGTGGATCTAGAAACCGCATTGTTCATGATGACAATGGCAGGTGCACAAGCGGTTGGTAGACAAGATGAATTTGGTTCGCTGGAAGCAGGAAAGTCCGCTGACTTCATTGTGCTTGATCGCAACCTCTTCGAAATCGCAAAAAATGAAGTTGGCGATACCCAGGTATTGCAGACCGTGTTCAAAGGCAAAACCGTTTACTCGGCCGAGGCTGGCTCTCGATGA
- a CDS encoding CobW family GTP-binding protein: MMNSPIPIVVVTGFLGAGKTTFLRTLIEAGDLKKTLFIVNEIGEVGLDQQLLQASGAEDPILLAGGCLCCEMKYDLGYTLRDVYLKWPDGNRPPIDKIVIETSGLASPASVILQLAQDQWLRGRFRLSQVIGIIDCEFGLETLESTELAVDQVIYSDTVMLSKQDKVSAEKSVLLTECVLKINPRVKIKGTGSKDMKSAADYFQGPTRTHAMRQISKPPVDHLLEYSAANVPIVDALPWEFLACALDELSETYRQNLLRVKGVVNIKEVSTPVVIHGVRGIFMQPEALPFKGNTHTSLTLISLGTDANVIAEHLRQRLRA; this comes from the coding sequence ATGATGAATTCACCCATTCCTATTGTCGTGGTCACCGGATTTCTAGGTGCAGGAAAAACAACCTTTCTACGCACGTTGATCGAAGCAGGCGATCTTAAAAAAACACTGTTCATCGTCAATGAAATTGGCGAAGTGGGCCTAGATCAACAACTGCTACAAGCCTCCGGTGCTGAAGATCCCATACTGCTAGCAGGGGGTTGCTTGTGCTGCGAGATGAAGTATGACCTCGGTTATACACTGAGAGACGTGTACCTTAAATGGCCCGATGGAAACAGGCCGCCGATTGACAAGATTGTGATCGAAACATCCGGTCTTGCAAGCCCTGCGTCCGTCATCCTTCAACTGGCTCAAGATCAGTGGTTGAGAGGTCGATTCCGACTCTCACAGGTCATTGGAATCATTGACTGCGAATTCGGCCTGGAAACCCTTGAATCCACTGAGCTTGCAGTTGATCAAGTGATCTATTCCGATACTGTAATGCTGAGCAAACAAGACAAAGTGAGCGCTGAAAAATCCGTGCTTCTCACCGAGTGCGTACTGAAGATAAACCCTCGTGTGAAGATCAAAGGAACCGGCAGCAAGGATATGAAGTCCGCGGCTGATTATTTTCAAGGCCCCACTCGTACACACGCCATGCGTCAAATTAGCAAACCGCCAGTGGACCATCTTCTGGAATACAGTGCGGCCAATGTCCCCATTGTAGATGCCCTGCCTTGGGAATTTCTGGCGTGCGCACTGGATGAACTGAGCGAAACCTACCGACAAAACCTATTGCGTGTAAAGGGTGTTGTCAATATCAAGGAAGTGAGCACTCCAGTTGTAATACATGGTGTGCGCGGGATCTTTATGCAACCAGAAGCCCTTCCGTTCAAAGGTAATACCCATACGAGCCTAACCTTGATCAGCCTTGGAACCGATGCAAACGTCATTGCCGAGCACTTACGCCAGCGATTACGCGCATAG
- a CDS encoding transporter: MRTLITCFTAIVVSFNTLAADMNARDFIAAPDGTVLSAYYLSYSHSTRYRGDSDIYKNAKATVSAFAFRQVLYTDLCGVICTPQFVIPYVDIDSRSPGQMGSRSGSGVGDPQIGGTLFLVNNPSTQTYSGFMTLLTVPIGEYHSQSPDVSPGGNRWVLDLLYNYTQGFGERWVVEADIEALLFGKNDDYYGESLEQKPVFRLQTFLSYAFTDNTYGALRFIQGHGGEARFDGATLADTEQDYTQLGLELGNKLDKKNQLMLALTKDLDSSNTFQGAQALLRFVHVY, translated from the coding sequence ATGCGCACCCTCATCACTTGCTTCACTGCAATCGTTGTATCTTTTAATACGCTTGCAGCCGATATGAATGCACGAGACTTCATAGCGGCACCTGATGGAACAGTGTTAAGCGCCTACTACCTATCCTACTCACACTCGACCCGCTATCGCGGTGACAGTGACATCTATAAAAATGCAAAAGCTACTGTTTCAGCCTTCGCTTTCCGCCAGGTCTTGTATACCGACCTCTGCGGCGTTATCTGTACACCGCAATTCGTCATTCCCTATGTCGACATTGACAGCCGATCACCAGGGCAGATGGGGAGTCGGTCTGGTAGCGGCGTGGGCGACCCTCAAATTGGCGGCACACTATTTTTGGTCAATAACCCCAGCACGCAGACCTACAGCGGCTTTATGACGCTGCTGACGGTTCCGATTGGTGAATATCACTCGCAAAGTCCTGATGTTTCTCCTGGTGGAAACAGGTGGGTGCTTGATCTTCTTTACAACTACACTCAAGGGTTTGGCGAGCGCTGGGTCGTCGAAGCTGATATCGAAGCTCTGCTATTTGGTAAAAACGACGATTACTACGGCGAATCGTTGGAGCAAAAGCCTGTCTTTCGGCTCCAGACTTTTCTGTCTTATGCATTTACCGATAACACCTATGGCGCACTTCGCTTCATTCAGGGGCACGGCGGAGAGGCTCGGTTTGATGGGGCGACCCTTGCTGATACCGAGCAGGATTATACCCAACTCGGCCTTGAACTTGGGAACAAGCTCGATAAAAAAAACCAACTCATGCTCGCATTAACAAAGGACT